A region of Bos javanicus breed banteng chromosome 17, ARS-OSU_banteng_1.0, whole genome shotgun sequence DNA encodes the following proteins:
- the IL2 gene encoding interleukin-2, whose protein sequence is MYKIQLLSCIALTLALVANGAPTSSSTGNTMKEVKSLLLDLQLLLEKVKNPENLKLSRMHTFDFYVPKVNATELKHLKCLLEELKLLEEVLNLAPSKNLNPREIKDSMDNIKRIVLELQGSETRFTCEYDDATVNAVEFLNKWITFCQSIYSTMT, encoded by the exons ATGTACAAGATACAACTCTTGTCTTGCATTGCACTAACTCTTGCACTCGTTGCAAACGGTGCACCTACTTCAAGCTCTACGGGGAACACAATGAAAGAAGTGAAGTCATTGCTGCTGGATTTACAGTTGCTTTTGGAGAAAGTTaaa AATCCTGAGAACCTCAAGCTCTCCAGGATGCATACATTTGACTTTTACGTGCCCAAGGTTAAC GCTACAGAATTGAAACATCTTAAGTGTTTACTAGAAGAACTCAAACTTCTAGAGGAAGTGCTAAATTTAGCTCCAAGCAAAAACCTGAACCCCAGAGAGATCAAGGATTCAATGGACAATATCAAGAGAATCGTTTTGGAACTACAG gGATCTGAAACAAGATTCACATGTGAATATGATGATGCAACAGTAAACGCTGTAGAATTTCTGAACAAATGGATTACCTTTTGTCAAAGCATCTACTCAACAATGACTTGA